From a single Nostoc sp. MS1 genomic region:
- a CDS encoding IS630 family transposase → MPAKNHLSQEQKERLLKTLKEHENPYVREKILIILLINDGKTYQEISNFLEIAYPTVAYWAVHGDPDNLESFLDGRREGNCRKVTKEYENLLLEIIEKDPVENGYEFGRWTAARLATYLEETTGIKLSGSQVRRILERKKYVYLWAKYSLEDKQNPEKRKAFQEKLSEYLRITKKTPERLQVCFWDESGFSLRVIRRKSWGKKGTRKKVTGQRRRGRVNIMGGLRYHDKKRINFVIKKGNADVFYEQIKSLNNFLLQEWVEQGKSVEEFKDGSAKIVIILDNASFHKRKDILSKIESEMPNIILEFLPPYSPDYNLIELLWHSAKEYIAHRLFESVSQLEELLNKLLNQGGLIIKWERKIKNKGNAVY, encoded by the coding sequence ATGCCAGCAAAAAACCATCTTTCTCAAGAGCAGAAGGAAAGGCTACTGAAAACACTAAAAGAGCATGAAAATCCTTATGTAAGAGAGAAGATTCTGATTATTCTGTTGATAAATGATGGAAAAACATATCAAGAAATTAGCAATTTTTTAGAGATTGCATATCCGACAGTCGCATATTGGGCAGTTCACGGCGACCCGGATAATTTAGAAAGCTTTTTAGATGGAAGAAGAGAAGGTAACTGCCGCAAAGTTACCAAAGAATATGAAAATTTGTTATTAGAAATAATTGAGAAAGACCCAGTAGAAAATGGATATGAATTTGGTCGATGGACGGCGGCAAGATTAGCAACATATCTTGAAGAAACAACAGGAATTAAGTTAAGCGGCTCTCAAGTTAGGAGAATATTAGAGCGAAAAAAGTACGTTTACCTCTGGGCAAAATACAGCCTAGAGGACAAACAGAATCCTGAAAAGCGTAAGGCATTTCAAGAAAAGCTATCAGAATATTTAAGAATAACCAAAAAAACTCCAGAGCGTTTACAAGTATGCTTTTGGGACGAAAGTGGATTTAGTTTAAGAGTGATAAGAAGAAAAAGTTGGGGTAAGAAAGGTACAAGGAAAAAAGTTACAGGGCAAAGGAGAAGAGGAAGAGTAAATATTATGGGAGGGTTACGTTATCATGACAAGAAAAGAATAAATTTTGTCATAAAAAAAGGAAATGCAGATGTATTCTATGAACAGATTAAATCTCTAAATAATTTTCTGTTACAAGAATGGGTAGAACAAGGGAAATCAGTTGAAGAATTTAAAGATGGTTCAGCGAAAATAGTTATCATACTAGATAATGCTAGTTTCCATAAAAGGAAAGATATTTTATCTAAAATTGAGTCAGAAATGCCAAATATTATTCTAGAATTTCTTCCACCTTATAGTCCAGATTATAATTTAATTGAATTGCTTTGGCATTCAGCTAAAGAATATATAGCTCATAGATTGTTTGAGTCTGTATCACAGCTAGAAGAATTGTTAAATAAATTGCTCAATCAAGGTGGACTTATTATTAAATGGGAACGCAAGATTAAAAATAAAGGTAATGCTGTTTATTAA
- a CDS encoding 4Fe-4S binding protein, with amino-acid sequence MLHTYKFSPRLTYLQFAWLYIGLCGRLLFFDADRLLLGLWLLFTIVFAITIGYLYGGKTWCNYFCPMAPVEKIYSPFGGLFNNGTNASNQLIITQSMCRIVSPEGIERVACVGCKNLCIDIDPERAYWHELKKPEETFVRYGYVGLVIGFFVYY; translated from the coding sequence TTGTTACATACTTATAAATTTTCTCCACGACTTACTTACTTACAGTTTGCATGGTTATACATAGGACTATGTGGTCGCCTATTATTCTTTGATGCTGATCGCTTATTGCTAGGATTATGGTTATTATTTACAATTGTTTTCGCCATTACTATTGGCTACCTCTATGGCGGAAAAACTTGGTGTAATTATTTCTGCCCAATGGCTCCCGTAGAAAAAATCTATAGTCCATTTGGTGGATTATTCAATAATGGGACTAATGCAAGTAATCAACTAATAATTACTCAGTCGATGTGCCGTATTGTTTCGCCAGAAGGTATAGAAAGGGTTGCTTGTGTGGGTTGCAAAAATTTATGTATTGATATAGATCCTGAACGAGCGTATTGGCATGAACTCAAGAAACCAGAAGAAACTTTTGTACGTTATGGCTACGTTGGTTTAGTCATTGGTTTTTTTGTTTACTACTAA
- a CDS encoding manganese catalase family protein — translation MFYHKKEPIHVVNIDEANPRFAQLLLEQFGGATGELSAALQYWVQSFHVENAGIKDMLQDIAIEEFSHLEMVGKLIEAHTKNVDQTEAYKSTLFAVRGMGPHFLDSQGNAWTANYLNEGGDVVRDLRANIASEAGARQTYEALIKLSPDEGTKETLVHLLTREISHTQMFMKALESLGKLTDPFFGNIQLDETVALYYNLSTNGNGHDERGPWNSEPTFEYVANPLEKHS, via the coding sequence ATGTTTTATCATAAGAAAGAGCCGATTCATGTTGTCAACATTGATGAAGCTAATCCTCGTTTTGCTCAATTACTTCTAGAGCAATTTGGCGGAGCAACAGGTGAATTATCGGCAGCATTACAATATTGGGTGCAATCATTCCATGTTGAAAATGCAGGAATTAAAGATATGCTGCAAGATATCGCCATCGAAGAGTTTAGCCATTTAGAGATGGTTGGTAAACTCATCGAAGCGCATACAAAGAACGTAGATCAAACAGAGGCTTATAAAAGTACCCTCTTCGCCGTAAGGGGTATGGGGCCTCACTTCTTAGATAGTCAAGGTAATGCCTGGACAGCAAATTATCTGAATGAAGGTGGAGATGTAGTTCGAGATTTAAGAGCTAACATTGCATCTGAGGCGGGAGCGCGGCAAACCTACGAAGCACTAATTAAGCTATCACCAGACGAAGGTACTAAGGAAACATTGGTTCATCTTCTCACACGTGAAATCTCTCATACCCAGATGTTTATGAAAGCTTTAGAGTCACTGGGTAAACTAACAGATCCCTTCTTTGGTAACATTCAACTTGACGAAACCGTAGCACTCTATTACAATTTATCAACTAATGGCAACGGTCATGATGAACGTGGCCCTTGGAACTCAGAGCCAACATTTGAATATGTGGCTAACCCCTTGGAAAAACACTCTTAA
- a CDS encoding GlsB/YeaQ/YmgE family stress response membrane protein, producing the protein MNIIAWVILGLLAGAIAKAIYPGTQGGGILSTIILGIIGAFIGGSLYSLFSTGSLQFAATTLSLPGLLIAVLGAIVAIYLWGLLSRSRSV; encoded by the coding sequence ATGAATATAATTGCTTGGGTAATCTTAGGTCTATTAGCTGGTGCGATCGCCAAAGCTATTTATCCAGGTACACAAGGTGGCGGTATTCTCTCTACAATCATTCTAGGTATTATAGGTGCCTTTATTGGGGGTAGCTTATATAGCCTGTTCTCCACGGGAAGCTTACAATTTGCAGCTACTACATTAAGTCTTCCTGGTCTTTTGATTGCTGTTCTTGGTGCAATCGTTGCTATCTATCTTTGGGGACTACTCAGCAGAAGCAGAAGCGTTTAA
- a CDS encoding DUF3891 family protein: MIVNATSTGWEVIYHRAHALLAAQLAGQWKRKNSPPRIYETLAAISHHDDLEKEWEEDNLTEAGAPKDFLMTDDTLTKDSSEESFQKLADLAKNARYRGRWVAMLISMHISRLNESKRGQSPAFDKFLDEQLENQKHFRQELGIEKDDADAAYAFMQWCDRLSLILCQQELPADERFLEISKGPDGKRYDIMQRSDRLVTVEPWPFEDDKFTVNVEACDLHHVKFKSNSELTQALQTAPIKVLEWTFIKS; this comes from the coding sequence GTGATTGTAAACGCAACATCAACGGGATGGGAAGTTATTTACCACCGCGCTCATGCCTTATTGGCAGCTCAATTAGCAGGACAATGGAAACGTAAAAACTCCCCGCCTAGAATCTATGAAACTTTAGCTGCAATTTCTCACCATGATGATTTAGAAAAAGAATGGGAAGAGGATAATCTGACAGAAGCTGGTGCGCCTAAAGACTTCTTAATGACTGATGATACTTTAACGAAAGATAGCTCAGAAGAATCATTTCAGAAACTAGCTGATTTGGCTAAGAACGCCCGTTATCGTGGGCGTTGGGTAGCTATGTTAATTTCTATGCACATTAGTCGTTTGAATGAGTCTAAAAGAGGACAATCACCCGCATTCGATAAATTTCTAGATGAACAACTAGAGAATCAAAAGCATTTTCGTCAAGAACTTGGCATAGAGAAGGATGATGCAGATGCAGCTTATGCTTTTATGCAGTGGTGCGATCGCTTATCTCTCATTCTCTGCCAACAAGAATTACCAGCTGATGAACGTTTTCTCGAAATCAGCAAAGGCCCAGATGGTAAACGTTATGACATTATGCAACGTAGCGATCGCCTAGTCACTGTCGAACCTTGGCCTTTTGAAGACGATAAATTTACTGTCAATGTCGAGGCTTGTGACTTACATCATGTTAAGTTTAAGAGTAATTCCGAACTTACTCAAGCACTACAAACCGCTCCAATTAAGGTACTAGAGTGGACTTTCATCAAAAGTTAA